A window of the Acidimicrobiales bacterium genome harbors these coding sequences:
- a CDS encoding DUF2277 domain-containing protein: MCRNITELRGLEPAATADEIEAAARQYIRKVSGIRHPNAATTDVFEAAVAAVAAATTTLLGQVPARRQPPKTIPPLRRPGITRP; this comes from the coding sequence ATGTGTCGAAACATCACCGAACTTCGCGGGCTCGAACCGGCAGCGACGGCCGACGAGATCGAGGCGGCGGCGCGTCAGTACATCCGCAAGGTCAGCGGCATCCGCCACCCGAACGCCGCCACCACCGACGTCTTCGAGGCGGCCGTGGCTGCCGTAGCGGCGGCCACGACCACGTTGCTCGGCCAGGTACCCGCCCGCCGTCAGCCACCCAAGACGATTCCCCCGCTGCGTCGCCCCGGCATCACCCGCCCCTGA